The DNA sequence GCAGCAGGGCGAGCCCGCGCCGCAGGAGCAGGCCCGGTGGCTTGCGTCGCTCCGCGAGATCGCGTATCAGCCGGCGGAGAAAGGTCGCCCCGCGCGGGCGGCGCAGCGCGTACGCCCCGGCGAGAAGTCCCGCTCGTTGGCACTCCGAGACGATTTCGGCGGCGAAGATACCTTCGGCTATGAATAGTGGCGATCCGGCGAGATCGAGAATCCGGGTGGCCACCCGTCGGTCCGCGCCGATCGCGTAAACCGGCACTTCGGCCTTGCCGTCTCGGACCAGTTGGGCGATGGTCTGGACCGCTGCCGAAGCATCCCAGGCGTCCGGCGACTCCCAGTCGATCGCCCCGTTCGTGCGCGGAAGGGTGGGATCGTCACCTTCCTTGTAGAACTCGTCGAGGCACAGCACGGGAAGCCCGGTGCGGCGGGCGATGTAGGACTTCCCGGAGCCGGACGGACCAGCGAGAAGAACAACTCCGACAGAGGACTCGGTCACTGTAAGTAACTCCGGGCGTGCGATGAGCTATCAAACCTCATGAACATCCCATCACACCCGGCGGGACGAACAACGTGGGCTTTCTTCTTGACTTGTGGCGTGATGGAATCTCGGAGGTCCGACCCGACCGGGGCGGACGATAGGCGGCGCCCGGCGCCGCCGACCGGCGCCGAACTAGGGGGGCGGTGACGTGAGCAGCCAGCCGGAACCGGCGAACTCCATCGTGTCGCGGCTCCGTCGACCGTTCGGCCGGCTGCGCGACCTGCCGATCTGGTCCAAGCTCGGGCTGATCATGATCGTGCCCATCCTGGCCACCGTGGTCGTCGGTGCCAACGGTCTCATCACCCACCTCGAGACCCACCAGACCGCCGACCGCGCCCGCAGCCTGGCCAGCCTCTCCCAGGTCTCCGGCGAACTCGTCCAGAGCATGCAGGACGAGCGGGCCGCCGCCGTCATGCTGCTCGGTGCCGGCGACAACGCCGACCTCAAAGGACGTTACCTCCAGACCTACGACGGTCAGCGGAAGAGCGTCGACGAGGCCACCGGGCCGTACACCACGCAGCGCAACGCCCTCGACGGCCTGCCGGCCAACTTCTCCGACCTGCTCGGCCGCATCGACCAGAGCCTGGCCGACCTGCCCGGCATCCGCAGCCAGGTGGTCAACGGCACGCTGCGGATCAACGACGCCGCGCAGTCCTACGAGGGGCTGATCACCGACCTGCTCGACATCCGGGACTCGGCCGCGCAGCTCGCCGGCGACACCGAACTGAGCGAACGGATGCGGGCCGCCGCCGCGATCTCCCGGTCGAAGGAATACCTCTCCCTGCGCCGGATCGTGGTGCACCGGGCGCTCATCCAGGGGTCGCTCACCCCGGTGCTGCGCACCGACTACATCGCCACCCACACCGGCCAGCAACAGGCGCTCCAGAGCTTCCAGGCGGCCGCCAACCGGTCCGAGTCGGAGTTCTACGAGCAGACCGTCGCCGGTTCCGAGCAGCGCGAAGCCGACTCCTACAGCGGATACGTCCGCGGCAAGACCACCGACAACCTCGACGACGCGCCGTTCGACGCCGACGGGTGGGACGCCGCGATGTCCGGCAACGCCAAGCTGATCCGCACGGTCGAGACAAAGCTCGACGGCGACGTGGTCGACCTGGCCACCGACCTGCGGGACGGCGTACAGCGGCAGTTGCTGATCGAGACCGGGCTGCTGGTCGGCACCGTCCTGCTGGCCATCTTCTTCGCCTGGCTGGTGGCCCGCTCGATGGCCCGATCGCTGCAGGAACTGCGGCACGGGGCACTCAACACGGCCCGCTACGGGCTGCCCCAGGCGGTCGCCCGGCTGCGTGACCCGAAGATCGCCGGGCAGTACTCGCCGGAGCAGATCGCCGAGCAGGTCGCCGAGCCGCTGCCGGTTCGCAGCCGCGACGAGTTCGGCCAGGTGACCGAGGCGTTCAACGCCGTGCACCTGGAAGCCGTACGCACCGCCGCCCAGCAGGCCGCCCTGCGCGCGTCGGTGTCCACGATGTTCGTCA is a window from the Polymorphospora rubra genome containing:
- a CDS encoding uridine kinase family protein, which translates into the protein MTESSVGVVLLAGPSGSGKSYIARRTGLPVLCLDEFYKEGDDPTLPRTNGAIDWESPDAWDASAAVQTIAQLVRDGKAEVPVYAIGADRRVATRILDLAGSPLFIAEGIFAAEIVSECQRAGLLAGAYALRRPRGATFLRRLIRDLAERRKPPGLLLRRGLALLRAEPRVLRRQTSLGCRPARGGEFVRQIVARIPKTDPRP